The nucleotide window tataaaatagaaacaaagtaatctgaagcttttaaaatattctctcatttttaagactataataatttttctaaaatgtggtATTAAGATCTCATTCTATTTTTCAACAACTGAGTGCCTACTACAGGTAGGCAGTATGCCAGGCATTAGGGATATGGTGGTAAGATGTTATCTTAATgatgatgtatttaaaatataagaataacgtctttataaaataaattatattttttcaaaaattaattttgtgggCTGTCATGACAACAAAATTTCAGACCCacaaaaagaatgtggaaaaCTGCAAAAAACTACTCAAAAAACTGGGAAAGTTCAGCAATCAAAAAGATGTAGCAAATTATAGTCTAAGCTGCAATCTACGAGAAGAGTTGGTAGCTGtgtcagagagaaaagacatCTGTAATGCAATGGGtaagcattatttttctttaatcaactGCAGGTTTCCTTAAAATAATCAGTATCCCTGAAATCTGTACAATAGTTATAAAGCTTCCAGCATTTCTTCCACATGTTTAATTGATTCTGAGTACTGCTTCTGTGTTTGAAAGTATTGATAATAatccagctaattcctttcttctccatttttggGATAGGCTCTAAATTGACTTGTGAAAAGATTGTCCAAGAACGACATGAAAACATGATGCAACAACAGAagttaacaaatatttcaaaacaacaagCTGAAGAGATTTCAATACTACAGGCTGAAGTAGAAAGATTACGGATGAAAACATTTCCTgctcttgttaaaatgtaaaaacactgGCAGGAAAACACAAGGccaaattaatcattttaaaaatcatttcatttgggtaaaatcatttctttttctttcatactgGGAAATTTAAGTAGAGTCTCCTTTTAGTTGCATATTTTTAATAGCCAATTGTTTAATTTTACCCTTGGTCAGCATATAAATTTTGGTCCTGCAtgaataaatgtgtaaaatacCATGAATTGTTGTTTTTATTCATGAATGAATAAGAttttaagtcagaaaaaaatattcaagatcttttttattcatttaatcttaattagttcaaagatattttcatatttatggtatagaaattcttatttttttaatttaattcatttttaagagGCAAGGTGttattctgtcacctgggctggagtgcagtggcacaatcataactcaatgtaacctcaaattcctcctacctcagcctcctgagtagctaggactatggtgcatgccaccacgtcCGACTAAGCTATAATGGTTTATGCCTTCTCTTTAAAACATGTGTCTTTTAATTGTCATTCTCAaagatattttagagaaaaaaaattattaaacaccTATAAATTCTTCTTCACTTCTGTTATAGTGTAGCAATTTATCATCTAACCCATAGTGGTCTATCAGTTGAGTAAGGCTTAGTTTCTCGTTCTCTTCAGACATAGCTGATTGCAACTCATGAAGCAATAGCTGGCTACAGTTTCTCCACTTCTTTATTAACAGCTGCAACTGAGACAGGTCATTCTGAAAccgaaaacaaaacaaacacgaATGTATGTCAATAACTAGATGGTCATGCTATTTTAACTTACTCAGTGAAAGTTGTCAAATCAGTTGATGCACAGGGTTAAAGCCTAACATACCTGGGGATGAATAGGACTTCTACCTAGGAAAAAGTAGGATGATTACAAGTAGGATGGTTACAAGTGGAATGGTTACAATGGCACCCAACTGACTTCTATGGCCATTTTGTTTGTTCCAAACTCTGGACCATCCTTATCCTCGGGGAAAAATCAAATCATTAAATAGGGcaaaactagtaaaaaaaaaatacactttttctATTAcaactgtactttttaaaaatgacaccaTGGTGTACCTTCCagtcaattttgctgtgaacctaaaactgctcttaaaacataacaaatattcaaattaaaaatttttttcaacattcaGTATCTCATAAATAAGTCATATttagaaaaatcctaaaaattcAAGAAAGCAAATGAGATACACTATTCCATCATTCTTTCCACATTGCTGGGGAAGAGTGAGCTACTACATATACATAAATTACTCAGGTAAGAAAGGTTAACTCCTTCCAAGTGCCGAAGTTCTACTTAATTCAACCAAACTGGGTTGAAATGTtaaatctaatattaatatatatatttgttattttctcaaAATGCTGAAACACTTTAAttatttgggggagacacaagataaaaatactttttattgtaCTCTGTGGCCCATTTttagtttcattcattcactgtcaGCTGTCACTTCTGTTCCCACTGTTGCACCTAATATTTAAAACCTCTAATATTGCTATGGGGTAGAAACTAGAGAGAAAAGCTTCAACTGCATATTAAATGAGAGTTGGGACTCTCAAATAAAGGTTTTATCTGGTGTTTAGAGGCCTCTTCTACTCTAAATCTATAACTTAGAGTTGAATTAAAGTTGTTGGAAATCAGGCTTCTGAATATTTGGTTTGTTATTTattatgctaaaaaaataaaccccttgttttctatttttgaaattactttCCTGCAatttatgtaaaagtaaaaaattattatgcAATGGTCCTAAAATTCTTACCTTCGATCTATACATTTTGACTAGTTTTAGCCTCCGAAGGAAGTCTTCTTTCTCCTGAACCTGCTTAACCAATTTTgcttttacttcatttaatccttgttTAGGAAGATTCTCACTCACAAACTCATTTTGGAGAGCACTGCAGGACCTGCTATCAAGTGATTTAGATTCACATACATTGACATTCTTGAAGGTATTTTTCAAACATGTACTTTCTTCAAATTCACTGTCTATGTGTTTAAAACTTTCTTGAAATTCCAAACAGTTTTCTTCTATGGAAGATGCTGGTTTCTCTGAACAGGTCTGGTCATTTTCTTCATCCTCTACTTTAAGACGTTTTACCACATTGTAACAGGAATTAAATGAAGATCGTGTTTTCCTTAATCTTTCTCTAAGTGTTGCACTCATGGGCTGTAATGTAAAGGgcacaaaacattaaaaatgttaataaagaaaaacattcctGATATAAATAAATCTACTAGAAATAAAGGCCTTACATTTCTACGATAGACACCACTAGATGGCTTTCTGTCTCCATATATCTAAAGTAGCCATCACAAAACACCTTTAATTTCTAGCTACAttagttttgttctcttttttacCTCAGCAAAGTCAACACCCTTCTAAAACAGTGTTGAGACACTTATCCCAGTAGTCACTGAACTACTAACAGCATGTGCCTCACACTACTCTAGGTGCTTTAGAATTACAGATTAAGGAAAAGACCTAGATCCTGCCAACAAAGAGCTTCATAGCAATATTGCACAGTTAAAACTTCCTCAATTTGGAGTATTATAACCTgatctgaaaataaatgaaatgaattgaTTCAAGATGAAAATCTGGCAGCAGGCAGGTGTGAGGAGTATCATACACCTTATCTCAGAAGAAAAACCTAAGATTACTACTTAATGAAGTATCTACTTATGCTACATATTATGTTAGCTAACAATCTTCAGTAGACTTAAAACCATCACTGCCACAATACTTGAACACAGAATGAACCCACTGGAAAAACTAAGATTTTTGTACTTGTTTTCGTGAACTATTTGCATGAAGAGATGGTGGATTCGCACAGGGCTCTGGAGTCCTAGGTAAAATCACAGCTGAATCTGATGGACTTTCCATCTTGAAAATGAACTCTTGGTTTacctctaaaaaagaaaaagtaattataaaatggGAACCAAATTAACCACATCTCTATATGTAGTCGTCAATTTTTATCAAAGAATTTGTATTGGTGTATAAAACATCCGCAAGTAGGCCAGCAATTTCTTCTAATTTCACTTAGTTGTAATTTATTCTTGCTCGTTTTGCGGTTTTCCATTTACCTTCCCACGTAGGGACTAAGTTTTTTCATGACAAATTAACCAGCAAGTATCTCAAAGAAACAAGACtctccttgttttgtttttatatatcaaaatacCTTCAAATACCGCAttaggaagggaggggagaataACAACTTTAGAGAGGAATTCTTTAATTCCGTTACGGCAGCTTCGTAATTAAAGGAGATACAGCTTAAAGCTTGACTCAAAAAATATAATCAGACCTGTCAGTCAACCTGAACTCCAAAAGGTGTGTGACTAAAAACTGTTGCCCTCCACTCCCGAAGCCTGGGGAACAAGCCGAGATACGTTTACGCCCGTCTGCACCGTTTTAAGTGGCGCACAGACACTGAAAAGGAGGCGATTGCAGTTGTTTCCTCCAACAAAGGCATCGACTCTAGCCGGGTCAAACCAGCCCGCCGGGGACCCCAGGCCTGAGGAGGAGTCGAGTTCCCCAGACAGCAGAAAGCGTCCACAGCTGGGGACTCGACTCCACAGCTGACCCCCGAAGAAGTCCAGTTCTCAGACCTGCGCTCGCCCACAGCACGCCGCCTCCCTCCGCCATCCCCAGCTTGGCCAGAAAGCGCGCGCAGCTGTCGCCGTAAACCGACCTGGTACCAGGGGCGGGGTCGCACGGGAGGCGGAAGAGACGCGCGATTGGCCAGATTGAGTGAGGCGCACCGTTGTGCTTCGCCCGCCTCCCGAAAGCGACCCGACTGCGCGCGAACGGGGGCGGGACTTGGTCCAGCCAGCGGCGGCTGAGACTCGTGATTGGCAGAATTGACTGGCGCGCGCGCAGCTCTGCCCGGCCCTGCGCCCGAGAGCGGCGGGATGCGCGCGCACGGCCGCGATCCTGCGCACGGCGTCGGGGGCGGAGCTTGTGGACAACTGAGCCGTCCCGACGGGGGCGCGCTTCAGCCCTCggcttccctgcccttcccttcttGCTTCCTGGTTTTTGTGTCTGGGAAGCGCGCCGAGGATGTCCCCGCCCCCGTTGTCCCGGCTGCGGCCGGTCTCATCTCTGCGCTCTCCCGCGCCGAGGCTGTTCTCAGGCGTGGCGCGACTGGAAGCCGCGCGGCTGCCTGCGAGTTAGAAATCCCAGTCGTCAACTCCCCGAAGGCAGAGACCACGAAAGAGCAGCGTTGGGTTCCAGCCTACTGCGAATCAAACTTGTGAGAAATCTCTGCCAGCGTCTGGGCCCTTTCGGTTGAGCTCATGTCTAGGCAAACGCGGCTGTCCCCTCACTAGGTTTTCTGTCGTATCTACCTCCAGAGGTTCCTTAGCTTCGAATCTTTTAGTCAAGTCTGAGAGAAAATGTAGCCCAACGCCATGTGTTGTGGCGCAGTGCGGGGAGCAGAGCGATCACTAAGGAAGGTTGGGCCCCTCCAGAACCGGGATGCCCGAGACAGACCTGGCCCTGGTCGAACACGCGCCGCTGCATCCTTAGTCCCTAGTATCCTCCCGCTTCCTGTGTGGCGAGGTTCTGTCGCTGTGCGACGGCAGAGTTAACCAGAGTTAACTGCATCGGGTGGAGCCCTGGGTTTGGGGAAATTCAGCTGAGTAACTTCTGAGTCACGGGAAAGCCGGGAATGTTCAGGGACGCATGTTCCCAGTCCTCTCATTGAATGGCCACTGTAGGCGTTGACACTGTCCCTTAACTAGCATCTGGTGATAATGGCTTAGAAGTAGCCCGAGGAAGTTATTTGAGTCCTAAACAGTCAAGTATAAATACAGAACCTGAAGACAACCTAATGGAATGATTAGGGACGTAAATGTCTAGGCTCCAATCCTGGCGCCATATTGTATGTGCTATCTACTGTAgtgtttctgtgcctcagtttcctcatctgtaatatgacgttggaggattaaatgagaattgATGAGAGGCATCTAGGACAGAGCTAGGTATCTAGGAAGCGCTCAATAGTTACTTTGGTGTATTCATGGTGTATTCACCATTCCCTAAGTGATTTAAAGGTATATACCACAAACACTTCCATTGCTTCGCTTATCTCTCCCCCAAAACCCCATATTTTTAAAGACGTGAGCTGTGAGATCACACACAATTTAAACCATAAATAGCAGAAAACTTGGAGCCTCcacatataattaatatgtattccacacctaaattttttaaaaattatataaattaaccTTGAGGAATTTACAAAGTGAAAGAGAACTCGTGGTTTTGTGATACAGGTGTCATTCACCTCACCCAAGTCACAGGTCTCAGTCTGTACGTTTATTTCTCCCTTTACTCATCCACTGGCATCAGTTAATCTCTGAAAAAAGCAGACTGATTTGTCCTGACACTAGAAGCACAATGCAGACGATGCATGTTCTTTATACCTCAGGGCATGAGGGTGAGTTGTTTTTACGAGTCCCTAAAATCAGCTGCTCCCAAATCCTTTTATCTTTACAACCTAAGCTTAGAGCTGTGTTTTTGCTGGCTGCATAAAGGAAAACAACATCTTGCCTTGCAAATGTTCTGACTTGCTTGTTATGTGAACCGGTATATTAAAATGGGATTGTTTGGCCAGATTTTCAAAGAACTGCAGAACACATATTCAGAAAAACCCGTATTTCAGATACGTGCATTTGTTGACCTACATCTCTGACTTCCATGCATTAGGATCAAATGATCTCCTCATACATAAGTTTGTATTTTACTTACTCCCCTCATATAACAAATTGGCAATCCACCTTCCTCTCTCCATTTAGTGTGAGAAATCTAGCCCTATACTTTTCATTGTACCTTCAGAAAAAGCCTACAAACATTTCCACGTCTTTAGTGACTTGCAATTATATTAGCCTATGGAGAGTTTGTTGTTTCTGACCCAGGATATTGTATGTTTCATATGAAACTTTTCAGGCAGGGAAAAATACCCACCCCAGTGAGCCAGAAAGCAAAGATTCCTTATCCTACCATAGAGAATAATTTGAGCAATAGaattcaataataatagtaattaatatCAACCTAAGTCAGACTTtccctgtatttttaaatttcttcactACCTAAGGCTACTCTTGGGCACTTTGTTATTCATCAGGAAGTGGTAACatgcttcttcctttcttgtctGTGATTGCTCTTTGTGGGATGATGACATAGACCTAAAATCtttatgaggttttttttgttttttattcctttttaatggcaagaaaaaaatagcgaatagtgtctctttctctccttctttctctctctctgtctacacacacacacacacacacacgtattttcagccacaattaaaatttttatttctgtagatttatttttgaaattctgggtgttagcattatttttaaagtcaatagTAATCTCAGGATGATCAAAATTCCATTCCATAGACTTTTCTCTATTGACAAAAATTATCGTGTCACGTGGACATACCTAGTATTCATAGGTTATTTCATACacaattaaagatataaatatacacCTTTGAAATTAGTATTAAAATCCACTTGGGTGGGGAACTGTGTAATATCTACAGGATTAGGTTGATGCACAATGTCCATTAGGACAAATTAAGCAAACTAAATTTAATACAGATTTATAACACAAGAAAATCTGCTAAATTGTCTTAAGtgactttcaatattttttatgacATTTGCACATAAGTTAAAAATAACCTTCAAAAACTCTTCTCTCGGTTTCTCTTGCCATAAATTCAAGTCACATCTTACAGACCTATCCATGGTAAAGAGGTGTTTTAGTACTCTGTTCCTTCATAAATTTCCCTTTGAgaataattgacaaatatttatatttcttttctctattacCTAAAGATCTCATATGGAACTCCATAATGTGTGGTTGCTACACTCGGAGAGACTATTGAAGACTTTGTTACCAAACGGTGACCTGTATGGATTAACTGTTTAATATTGTTTAGCCAAGATAAGCAAGAGAGAATTTTAGTTTCAACCCCAAGATAAAAGGGCCCCTGACTTACTGTTAGGCATGCCTGAGAAATTGCCTCACTGAGTAGGTTGGTTACTTAGAACATGGAACATGAGTGTGATAAACCTTTCCATCACCAGGCAACTAGAAAATTTATCTGATAAATAATATTCAGGAAAATGTACCAAATAAGAACCTAAAGGGCTCCCTTTACCTGAAGTTCCCGTCCTTTTATTCTACCAGATCTGGCACTTGGTCAAGTCCATTAGAGACTAGAGAAGCAATAGTGCCTGTGATTCACTGCTATTACTGGGTGTGTTTCCTTGAAGAAGAATAGAGTGATTCAGGTTAGATTAAAATGGTGAGGGAAGAGGTAGAGGAGGGGTTGGGGAGCTGTAGTGGCATAGGAGTTACATTGTTAAAAGGTAATGGGAGTAAAAATACTGCTGAGGGCACCATCCTTCTTAGATCCTTTTTTGACTCAGAAATGTCACCCCTGCATTATTTGGAGAAAAAGGGCATTAGATGTCAGCAAATACTTAAGCAACAGAACATGTCTTATAATCATCTTTAACTACCTTGAAGCTTGAGAGAGAACAACCCCCGAGATAATTTCACAGTATTGAAATCTGTTTGAAGTGCCGGCAAACAAGTCAACTCAGTTTTCTACTCTTACCTCTCATTACTGTTTCAGTCTTGAGACTATAAAAGGCTTCAACTTAGCGATGTTTTTTGAGGGGGAAGCTGGGGTGTCTAATGGTGCCAGGAAACTAAGGAGTTAAGAAACCGTGGTCTAGAAtaatattatctttttgtttctgctCTTCTACCCTTTGGCAAACTCTGATGATAAGTATAGTAGTAAAGAAAATCTGTGGGTTTAGCCTAACCAGAAATTTTCTGGCCCAGTTCAGGATCTGAGGGCTAGAATGAAATTTAATCCCTTTCCCACCACCCCACCAATTAGAGGAAACACTAGGTCTCCATTCCCAAAGGCAAGGTAAAAAGTCTTTGATGTCCAACACCAACGGTTAGAAGCGGTATCAAACCCTCGAGTACAGAGCCCTTGACCAGGTGATCTGCATCCCCAGCAACTATCAGATAAAGACATGTGATTACAGGGGAGATGGCTTGAGCAAAGGCACCTTTTTACTGATCCTCTCCCTTCCACCTCCAAGATTGTGCTCAGTGTCTATGTCCCCAACACTGTGTCTAAACTGTACGACTTGTCAG belongs to Lemur catta isolate mLemCat1 chromosome 14, mLemCat1.pri, whole genome shotgun sequence and includes:
- the SFR1 gene encoding swi5-dependent recombination DNA repair protein 1 homolog isoform X2; this translates as MESPSDSAVILPRTPEPCANPPSLHANSSRKQPMSATLRERLRKTRSSFNSCYNVVKRLKVEDEENDQTCSEKPASSIEENCLEFQESFKHIDSEFEESTCLKNTFKNVNVCESKSLDSRSCSALQNEFVSENLPKQGLNEVKAKLVKQVQEKEDFLRRLKLVKMYRSKNDLSQLQLLIKKWRNCSQLLLHELQSAMSEENEKLSLTQLIDHYGLDDKLLHYNRSEEEFIGV
- the SFR1 gene encoding swi5-dependent recombination DNA repair protein 1 homolog isoform X1 — encoded protein: MAEGGGVLWASAEVNQEFIFKMESPSDSAVILPRTPEPCANPPSLHANSSRKQPMSATLRERLRKTRSSFNSCYNVVKRLKVEDEENDQTCSEKPASSIEENCLEFQESFKHIDSEFEESTCLKNTFKNVNVCESKSLDSRSCSALQNEFVSENLPKQGLNEVKAKLVKQVQEKEDFLRRLKLVKMYRSKNDLSQLQLLIKKWRNCSQLLLHELQSAMSEENEKLSLTQLIDHYGLDDKLLHYNRSEEEFIGV